Within the Catalinimonas niigatensis genome, the region GATACTATTAAATACCCCAACATCCCTAATGCTTAAATCCCAGTTTATCCAGTCCTTGCTTTACTTCCGGTGCCGACATGAAAAGATTCCATAACATAGCTGTACGGTGATTTTCTATCATGACAGGGATAGGACCCTGGTCAATGGCCAGATAGCGGGGCAAGTACCAATCATGCTCAAAGCTAAAAGCATCATAGGGACCAAAGTCACCCACCAGTGAGTCAGCTTCCTGATACAAAAACCGTAACATTTGCATACTTTCATCTGGAGTATAAGGAAAAGAAGAGAGAGCAGCAGTGGGGGAAATCACGCCTAAATCTTCTCCCGGCCTGTGCCCGGCATATCCATTGATTGAGTAACTTGACGTCAGTCCCCAGCAGTTCTCACCATATCCTTCATAATCCTCGGGGTTTTCAAGGGCGTACTTATAGTTTACCAACGCATGGTTCTGGTTGAGTTCCCAATAATTACCATAGCGGTCTTCCAGATTGCGGGGATCAAGCCCCAGATAAGAATAATGTGCCCAAAAGAGTGGTCCCACGGGTGCATCATTATGTTCAAAATGATCCAGCACCAGATTATAGTCCAGATATTCCCGTTCCGTCTCAATTGCTCCATTGCGCGCCCAACCTAGATGATAGACATCCGGCTCAATGCTGTGAGTGGGTGATGCAGCCGCCAGCACATACATGATCAGACATTCATTATAGCCTCCTACGGGAAAGTTCATCTCCCAGGCATGGTTGGGTGACCAGTGCCAGTACAAAACATCTTTACCCTGGGTATACCAATCCCACTCAACCGCTTTCCATAATTCATCAATTTTGGCTGCTAATTGCTGTTCAGCTTCGTTGCCCTCTCTAAAATACTGGCGAACAGTAAGTAGTCCTTGTATCATAAAGGCAGTTTCTACCAGATCTCCTCCGTCATCTTTGGGACTGAAGGGTTTCACTTTGCCTGTCTCTCCGTTGAGCCAGTGCGGCCATACCCCATGAAAACGATCCGCTGTATCCAGAAAGTTGACAATCTGTTGCAAACGCTCAAATCCCTCTTCCCGGCTGATAAAGCCTCTTTCAATCCCTACCAAAATAGCCATTACTCCAAAGCCTGTACCTCCCAGCGTTACAATATTTTTGTCGTTTTCAGGATATACATCATCGGTATGCAAACGTTCTCTGGCCATTCCGGAAGTTGGTTCTGCTCCTTCCCAGAAATAATTGAAGGTTTGATATTGCACTTCGTTGAGTAATGCTGAGTCTGTTAATGCTCTGAAATCATCCTTTTCTATGGGTATGCCATCACCATAATTAAGCTGTTCGCTACTGGTGCAGGAAAAAATTAACGCAACTGAAATCGTCAAAAGGATAAAGCTTTGTATGCTCATAGTAGTAGGTTGGCTGATACTCAGGTGAATATAAGGAATTGAATGAAGAAATGGAGACGGATATACAGGCTATCCACTTTAACTTGTTCAACTCACCTTTGCCTGTATATCCTTATTTCCATTAAGATTTACCAGTTCTCGTCCTGCGTAAGGGCTCCTGCTGAAACATCTACTTGCTCCTGTGGTACGGGAAAATTTGCGTGTCTGTTAATGTCAAAGTTGGTTTTTCCGGCAGCCTGGAAAACAGCAGCAGCTCTCCCCGGTTCTACTGCATCTTGTCTGATCAAATCAAAAAACCGATGACCTTCCATAGCTAGTTCTACTCTGCGTTCATGCCAGATGATCTCCCGAAGTTCTGCCTGGCTAGTAGTCGTAATATCAGGTAAAACATCGGGGTTGCCGCTGCGTGCCCTTTCCCTCACCATATTCAGGTAAGGCAAGGCTTCCGCAGGTTGACCCAGTTCATTGGCGGCTTCTGCATAGATTAGAAGTACATCTGCATACCTTAGGAAGATGAAATTGCTGGGCGAGTTTTCAGGATAACCGGGAGGTTGCATGTCAAGAGGAAGCAGTGCTTTTTTATTGGCCCGGGGCATGGCTCCTTCGTTGATTGGAAGAAAGTAAGGTTCATTAGCCCCCTCCAGGGTATCACCACTATAAAAGATTGTGGCTGTCCTGCGGGGATCACCTTCTTCGTAGGCATTGGACAGGCTCTCGGTAGGGCTGTTGAATCCCCAGCCAAACTGTCCGCGTACGCCCTGCCATTTGGTGAATTCGTTGGCAATCGCCCGGTCATCCCGATCAATGACCTGTGCCTCAAAGATAGACTCCACGCCGTTTTCCTGCTCGGGGAAGAACAAAGCTCTGTAATCCGGATATAACTCATATTCTCCTGATTGAATTACCGCCAGTGCATTATCCCGGGCATTGGCATAATCCTGACGGAAAAGATATACCTTAGCCAGCATAGCTTGTGCTGCTCCACGGGTAGCTCTTCCTAACTCTGACACGGGATAGTCACTTTTCAAAGGAAGAACACCCACTGCTGCATTCAGATCTTCAAGGATAAAATTATACACATCCTCCACCGGTGATTTTCCCACTGCATTTCTGGCGTCTTCCGGATCTGTATATATCTTATCAATGATAGGTACTTCTCCAAAGGCCCGCACCAGGTTAAAGTAATAAAAGGCCCTCAAGAAACGCGCCTCAGCGATAAGTCTTGCTTTCAGTTCTTCATCCATCTCAATATCAGGTACATTATAGATCACCTGATTAGCACGATTGACGCCCCGGTAACTTCCTACCCAATAGCCATTCAGTTCTACTACAGTAGGATCATAAGTAAAGGTATTGATCAGTTCCAATCTTGGATAACTTCCGTCGCCCGGTGTACTTCCCACATCCGCATCATCTGAAGGCAGTTCTTTGATGCCAAAATAAGGGAAACCCAGTACGTCCCAGTTTCTGAGATGTGCGTAGATACCATTGGTTGCCCGTATGGCCCCTGCCTCATCCGCAAATAGCGAAGCTGAGGATGGGATGCCCAAAGGTTCTTCATCCAAAAACTCTTCTGAACAGGAGGTATAGCTGAGCGTAAGGATGCCCGCTAAAAGAATTGTATATAAAAAATTATACTTTTTCATCTTAATCAAGATTTTCAAATTTAAAAAGTAACATTGAGGCCAACTCTATATACAGCATTAAGCGGATAGACCGTACGGTCTATACCATTTCCCAACGTCCGCCCGGTGGCATCATTGGCGTTTTGGGCTGCATTATCATACAATGCTGTGCTTTCAATTTCAGGGGTAAAACCATTGTACTTGGTAAAGTAAATCAGGTTGTTTCCGCTCACATAAATTCTGACATTCTGTAACGAAAGCCTTTCAGATACTTCAACAGGTAAGTTGTAGCCCAGCTGCATATTTCTGATTTTCACAAAATCCCCATCTTCTACAAAGCGGGAAGAAACGAAGAAGTTACGTCCGGCTCCCAGGCTCATGCGGGGTTCGGTGTTGCTGGTACCCTCGCCTGTCCAACGGTCCAGAAATGCTTCATCAAAATTATCTGAGCCTGAATACCGTTCCTGGCGTTTGGCATTGTAAATCTGATTGCCAACAATACCCGCAAAGTCAACTGAGAAGTCAAAGTTCTTGTAGCTGACTCCCAGATTAAGTCCACCGGTGAACTTGGGAATAGGAGAACCAATATTGACACGGTCATCAGCATTTACTTCACCATCGCCATTGCTATCTTCAAAAATGAGATCGCCGGGTTGGGCATCAAACTGTGGAGGTGCCGCATCTACCTGTGACTGGTTCTGGAATACACCGATCACATTGTACCCGTAGAAAAATCCAATGGGTTGCCCTACTCTGGCACGCGATACACTGTTACCCGCTCCGATATTTCCCCCGATGATTTCTTCCCGTCCACCGAGGTCGGTCACCTCATTGCTGATCGTTGTACCTACCAGACCTACATTGAAGGATACATCACCTACATCCTTGACGTAGTTTACAGAAAAATCAAATCCTTTGTTCAGCACTGATCCCACATTGGCATCGGTAGGGTCCAGACCTACGGTTCCGGGGATATTCACTGTAATCAGAATATCATCGGTAGTCCGGTGATAGTAATCTACTTCTACATTCAGCGCACCATTCAGGAATCCCATCTCCAATCCCACATCCGTTTGGGTAGCCGTTTCCCAGGTAATATTGGAATTACTCAGCTGGGTAATGGTACTGCCGGGCTGCAGTTGATTATTAAAAATCGCATCATAGGCAATACCTAAGCCAGCACGGGCATAGTATTGATAGTCAAGAATATTCTGGTTACCGATTTGTCCCCAGCTGGCCCTGAGCTTCAGATTATCCAGCCAGCCTGCGTCTGCCAAAAAGTTTTCTTCTGATATATTCCATCCCAAAGCGAAAGAAGGAAAGTATCCCCAGCGTTTGCCGGGAGGGAAACGGGAAGAACCATCGGCACGAAAGGTTGCGGTAAACAGATATCTATCCATCAGCGTATAGTTAGCTCTGAACAGGTAAGAGGCAATACTGTTGCGCAGCCCGTAGTTTTGGTTGGTGACTCCATCCACTTCCCCCGCATTCAGATACCAGAGATTAGGATTCTCGGAAGCAAGATTTCTTCGTGTACCCCCCAGAATTTCATAACTACTTTGCTGAGAGGTAATACCCCCCAGAATATTAAAATAATGATTACCTATGGTTTTGTCCCAGGTCAGGGTATTTTCCCAAAGCCAGTCAAACCATCTTTCCCAGGATTTATCGATCAGATTTACCTGATTAAATTGTGTGGGTGAGACAAAGTATTCAGGGGTAAAGTTCTGGTTTTGGTTATTACGGAAGTCAATCCCGATACTGCTTCTGAAAGTAAAATCCTCCCAGAGGTCTATATCAGCATACGCATTACCTACAATACGCTGGCCACGGGTTTCATTATTGTTGTATGCAATGGCAGCAACAGGATTGCCTGCTCCGGAATTGTTGGTGCCTGCAAAGCTTCCATCTTCATTGTACACCGGAACAATCGGGCTCACCCTGTATGCCCACTGCAATGCGCCATTGCTGGGATTATCCGTATTGAACCAGGAAGCAGAAACGTTATGCCCGATGGTAACATTATCGGATAGGTCATAGCTGTTATTAAGGCGCAGCGTATATCTTTCAAAATCCGAGCCTTTCAGTATACCCTTCTGCCGGAAATAGCCAGCGCTTACAAAATAACTGGAGCGCTCGGTTTTTTGGTTAAACGATAGCTGATAGTCTCTCATGGGGGCAGAGCGATATATCTCATCAAACCAGTTTGTCCCGGTTCCCAGAGTATCAGGATTGTAAAGTACATCTGCCCCGGTGTTGCTGAGTCCTTCATTGATCAACTGCCCATACTCCCGGGCATTGACCATGCTGAAATCATTATAAATTACGTTCTGTATACCTTCATAAGCATTCAGGCTGAAGCTAGGCTCATCCGATACCCCCTTTTTTGTAGTGACGATGATCACTCCGTTGGCCCCTCTGGAACCATAGATTGCAGTGGCTGAAGCATCTTTCAGCACTTCCATAGACTGGATGTCATTGCCATTCAGGAAAGAGATATCTTCCAGAAATACCCCATCCACTACATAGAGCGGGTTGTTATTTCCCAAAGTACCAACTCCTCGGATGTTTACATTGGGTTGTCTGCCCGGAACTCCCGAAGGGGTTACGTTCACTCCGGCAACTTTTCCCTGCAAGGCTTCCGATGGAATACCTGAGCCGATTTTAGTGATTTCTTCAGCTTTTATACTGGAGACAGCTCCCGTAAGATCACTCTTGCGCTGGGTTCCATATCCAATCACCACTACTTCTGATAATTGCTCTACATCTTCCTGTAGAGTAACATCAATGGTAGAACGGCCATTGATCGGCTCTTCCTGATTGGCATAGCCTACAAATGAAAAAATAAGCGTGTCATTCTCATCTGATGCGCTTATTCTGTAATTTCCGTCAATGTCAGTTACTGTTCCCTGAGTAGTTCCTTTGACCACCACATTTACACCGGGAACCGCTTCTTGATCAGGGGCAACGGTCACTCTACCACTCACAGTCACTTCCTGGGCAATTGCTGGGGTAATGCATACCAGTAAGAGGAAAATTCTGGCCATCATTACTCCCAAAGCTTGGGCTAATACGATAGAAATGTTCATAAAATAAGATTTAAAAATATATGTAATGCTAAAAATGGATGCATTGAGATTTATAAGAGAAAGAATTTCCGATAAATAAGTTTAAAAAAGGCAGGTGTTTTTTCTTGAAAATTAACCTTAAGCACTTTAATCCTGCTTTACATTTTCAATGTTAAAAGCATATTTTGATCAGCTCAAAAACGAAGTGGAGGATTTGTTGATAATATTGAAGTGGAGTAACAGAATTATTGATTTTGATGAAAAAATGAAGGTTGGCCTGTCAGCTAAAATACTATTTGTATTAAAAAAAGAAAGGTATACTATTTAACCATGTTTTGGCTTCCGCATATACCATTGTTCGCTACAAATAAAATGATCTGTAGCGCAAAGATACCTCACCAAAAACTTTGACTTTACACAGCACTGTAATGCTAAGTCAAACCGATTATACCCATGACGGGCTGCTTATAGCCAATTCGCATTTGTATTATGACATCTATACCTTTGAATCTTTATTTTGTCTTGCATATTACAACAAGCTGTATTTACCCGCAATACAATTGTGGAGAGCAGGGAGTACTGGAGGAAAAGATGATCTTGCTCATCATGGTTAGATTGCTAGTGAAAAGCGTTATAGACCGTTTTCTCTTGTTTTAGTATAGCGTTTTTATAGATGTCTTCAAGCGGAAAGCACATATCAAAATCATTCCAATCCAGGTTCCCATCCTTTATCCGAAAATTCTTGAATTGATTTTCATCCAAATACTTTTTTATAGCGGGATGTTTGGCTTGTTCAAGAAAGGGTTTGAAATCTACCAATTTCTTGTACTTATCATTGAAGGTCACTCGGATAGCAAAGTCACCAATATAATGTGCATCTGTTACAGATAAGCTGTTCTGGTCAGGCTGTTCTGTGTACTGTTCGGTAATCTTCATGAGGATAACTTTTGAGTAATTCTTTCAAAATCCAAATCTTTATGATAAACAAAATAGTCAACCCATTTGCCCACTATTGCCTCTGCGTAATGCTGTAAAAAAACTTTTAAATTCTTGAGTTCTTTTCCTTTCAACGGTTTTCTCCCTCTTACGTTTGTAATAACAACCTCTTCAACCTTTCCATTCACTACGATGATCTCAGCTTTACTTTCATAATCCCCCTTTCTCGCATGTATATGAACCGGCTCATGCTCATTAGCATAGAAAAAGATCACAATTCCAAGATATTCATATAGTTTAGGCATTCTTTTTTTTTGTCTTTTTTAATAACCTACAACCCTTTAAGCCGATAGCGCAGCAGGTTCTTTTCATGATACATGCTTCTGTAAATACAGATGCTTTATAAAATTGGTAGAGGTTCCATAATGGCCGATGCGGCAGCCGAGCCGTATTGTTTGCGTTTTCTTTTCGTGTCTCAATATAGCATTTGGAGCATTGATCTTCCGAGTGCTTTTTAAAGAGGCGTGGCTGGTGCATTTTGTTGGGCACTGCCTTTTCCCATTTAAGAAATTCCTAGGAACATTTCATCAATCTGAATCCAATCTATCAGTATCCATAGATAGGTTCTTCTGTAACCATGATAATATTCGTCAATCTTTTCAGATTCTTCAACATTATAGAGTGGGCTACCTATGCTCCTATCAACAAATATTAAATGAAAGTACATATTCTTCTTATCTAGAATTTTTGACTTTTGCATTTCCTCAATTTTCAAGTAGTTTAAGTCCGCCTTTGTACCAGAATAAAAATCTCTAAAGATCACAAGCTGACTTTCATCAAAATCAAGATCTGAAATTATGTTGACGTCTTCAGTCCATTGGAATTCTTTATAACTAGTGTGTGTGTCATGAATCACTTTCTTCACCAAGCGATTCTTTCCGAACATCCATTGTGTTGTTAAATTCAGTGCGTAGCTAAAAGTAATTACAAGAATTATGACCTTTGTTAGCTTTTTCATTTATTCAGGTAGTGCCCAACATCCGTACATGCGCATTGCACATGTTTTACTTATACCTACTCAAGGTAGTTTAATTTTCAATACTATTCAGAGATTATGTAGTAAATATATAAGTTTTGCTCTTACTATTTGGTTAGTGTTTTAATAAAACAACTTCATTGATTAGTGTAATGAATGGTTGATGTCGTGGAAGAGCGTCATTGTATGGCATTTACAGAGGTCTAAGTAACAAAATGACGTCATTCTATGGTTTATTTGTCTGTTCAAGTCATCAAAGAAGCTCATTATACTATTTTTCTCATCCTAAATGTAATAGAATACTGTCCTTTGGTCATTTATTTGACGATTTATGTAATAGAATGAGCGTATTCTATCATTTATTTCTTCGCTGAAGTAATAGAATGCCATCATTTGGTCTTTTTTCTTCTCTCCTAAACCTTCAAAGAAGCCTCTAAAACCATCATGTAAGAAGCTGATAAGGCCTGACAGGCAAAGTTATAATTATCTTATTTATACATAAAATACTTATATTTTTAGCAACAATTTTGTGTTCAAGCCTGGTACTATGCTGATGCAGGATGAGTATCGTAAGCAGTAATGATGTGTAGCACTGCCCCTGCCCTACCTCCCCTTGGATCAGCCTTTTTCTATTATCAAAAAAAATTAACAATGATCAGTACCAGAAAAGAACACAAAAAAGATTGGGTGCAAATGTCACTGGAAGCTGCGCGCAGGCACACCGACATCCAGGCTGTCATGACGCCCTTTGGCTACGATAAAGTGAAACTGGGAGAAGCCCATACCCTCCTCGGCGAAGTAAAGAAGTGGGACAGCCTGCATTTTGAACATATCGGCGTTCAGAAAAAAGCTACCCAGGACATTATAGACGCACGCCAGCAGGTAAACAACATCTATAGCAAGCATCTGAAAATCGCTCGCTTAGCCCTGGACCAGCAGCGCGAACTTTGGGACCTGCTCAAGTTAGAAGGCCGCCGCAAGCAATCTTTGTCCGATTGGCTGGGACAGGTCAAGGCCTTTTATTATAACTGCGGGCGTGCTGCCGAGATACTGAACAAATATAACATTACCCAGGATATTGTGGATCAGACCAAAGCGATGATTGAAGCGATTGAGGATTATCGGGTACATCAGTCCGTGAGCCGATCCCATGCCCAGGAAGCCACGCAGCGTCGTAACAAATTTACTCGCGAGCTGGACAGTTGGATGCAGGAGTTTATGTACGTTGCCAAACTTGCTCTGAAGAACAATCCACAATACCTGGAAGCCCTCGGCAAAACGGTGAAGTAAGGGTTTTTAGGTTAAAAGCTGAAGGTTGGAGGTTAGGGGTTGAGTATTAAAAATACGTCAAGTAATTGGTCATTCCGAGGCACGAGGAATCCTATATAAGCAGCAAGTAAAATAGCTGACTTATTGAATGGATAAGATCCCTCCTCACGTCGGGATGACGGATCGCATAAAGATGAAAGTATTTAAGTGCTTTGAAAAAGGAACAAAGAGCACGTCATTCCGAGGTACGAGGAATCTTATCCACGCAGTGGTTCAACAGCGTTGATCAGCTGACTTACCGCATGGCCACCATGGAATGGATAAGATCCCTTCGGGATGACGGTTCGCATAGAGAAGTTAATACTTAAAAGATCATGGGAAACTACTTTGTCTACATACTCACAAATTCCAAAAAAGCAGTACTGTACATTGGTATGACCAATGATCTTGAACAAAGACTCATAGAACACTATCTTAAGCGAGGAGACACCAAGTCATTTGCCGGGAAATATTATTGCTACCACCTTTTGTATCATGAACGCTTCGCTAGTGCAACACAGGCTATTGAAAGAGAAAAGGAATTGAAAGGCTGGAACAGAAAGCGTAAAGAAGCTTTGATCAATGCGTTTAACACAGAATGGATGTTTCTGAATAAGGAGATAATGGATTGGCCTCCGCATCCTGGTATCACTGCCCGCTCATGAAACTTCAACCTTTATTATTGTTACTCTACTTATTTCCACCTCCAAATTGTCATTCCACAGGAATCTTAGCCACTCCGTGGTGGCCATGCAGCACGTAAAATAACTGAACTGCTGCATGGCAAAGATCCCTCCGTTTCACTGCGGGATGACAGGAAAAGAGTGACAGGCAGTAATGAATGCTGTAAAGTCCATCCTAAAAAAGGGCAAGTAATACATGCGTTGTAGCGATTACTCTCTTTTTCCTCTAATTTGTTCCTCCAACTAGTCATTCCGCAGGAATCTTAGCCACGCAGTTGATCAGTTGACTTTCGGCAAGTAAAATAGCTGACTTACTGATATGGATAAGACCCCTCCTCACGTCGGGATGACGGATCGCATAAAGATGAGAGTATTTAAGTGCTTTGAGAAAGAAACAAAGAGCACGTCATTCCGAGGTACGAGGAATCTTGTCTACGCAGTTGATAAGTTCAGATGCGGTGAGTAAAATAGCTGAATTACTTTATGGCTATCCCTATGGCAAACATTCACCCTAACACTCTAACAATCGTTTTTTTAATCCACTGTAAACCAAATGCTTATGATTTTTGCTTAAACGTGCGCTTTATGTACATTTGAGTAATGAATCAGGCACTTTTTTCCCCGGCATTGAATGTCATTTTTTATGGTCCGCCCGGCACTGGTAAAACCCTGCACAGCATCAGACAGGCAGTCAGGATTGTAGAGAAGCTAGATGAAGCCAGCTTTCAGCAAGCCTATCCGCTGGACAAATCCCCACTACTTCAACAGAAGTTTGAGCAATACCAAAAGGAAGGAAAAATTGCTTTGGTCACTTTCCATCCCTCTTTCTCCTATGAAGATTTTGTAGAAGGACTGAAGCCTTTTAAAAATGAAAAGGATGATCTGTACTATGACATTGAAGATGGCATCTTCAAGCAAATCTGCCTGAATGCTGCTTACTCATTATACCAGCACCAGCAAAAGAGGTTGCTCCAGAATAAGGAAGGTAGCTATAAGCGGAACTTTGAAGCCATCTACTATGAGTTTCTGGACTATCTGAAGCGCATGATGCAGGATGAAGCTCAGGAGATTGTCTTTGAAACCAAGTCTGAAAAACCCCTCTTCCTGGTAGACATCAATAAAAATGATACCCTACAGTTTCGTTACGAAAGAGGCAGCAGAAACTATGGCGTTACCAAGAACAGCATGGCGCAGCTGTACCGCCATTTTAATTCGGTGGAAGAGATAAAGCATGTCAACGAAGACATACAGAAGGTGACCGGGAAGAGCAATGCCAGCCTGTACTGGTCGGTATTCAACCGGCTCAAAACATTTGAAAGTACCCGCAATACCACCTACAATTACCTGCTCAGCAACCGCCGGCTGATGGGTCGCCCGGTAAATGATGAGCTGTACCAGAACATGAAGCGGGAGATCAGCAGCTTTGATTATCAGCAACTTAAGGAAGATGACTTAAAGCAAGCCGGTAACTTTGTGCTGATCATTGATGAAATCAACCGGGCCAACGTGCCCGCTGTTTTGGGAGAGCTAATTACCTTGCTGGAACCCGACAAAAGAGCGGGGCAGGCACATGGACTGACCACCCTGCTCCCCTACTCCCGTGAGCGCTTTACCGTGCCTCCCAATCTGCACATTCTGGGCAGCATGAACACTGCCGACAAAAGCATCAGCACAATAGATACCGCACTCAGGCGCAGGTTTGTCTTTCAGGAAATACGCCCCCAGGCTGCACTGTTGAACCCTGAGCAATGGGCTGCTCAAGATGCACTACAAACTGAAGAAAAGCTTTCACTGGCAGCAGAGCGAAAGGGCAAGTATACCAGGAAGCAACAGGCAGCCAGGGCTGGAAGGAATGACTTGCCCAATATAGATTTGGAGAAAATGCTGCTGATGCTCAATGCCCGGCTGGAAAGACTGCTGGACAGAGAACATACCATAGGCCATGCTTACTTTATACCCGTATTGCTGGATCAGCAGCCCCTGTTAAGGCTCAGAGAAGTCTTTGTTCAGCAAATTATTCCGCTATTGCAGGAATACTTCTTTGATGACTTCAACAAAATCCAAATGGTCATCGGCAAAGCTTTCTTTACGACTCCTTCCGAAGAGGATCACTTTTTCTTTCCCGAACAAGAGACAGAATTTCTCGGTACAGATGACAATTACAATAAAAAGTCGTATGTTTTGCGTCCTTTATCCGACGAAGCGTTTATAAGGGCAATCCGGGGAATATATGAAAAAGACCAATCCTCCTTACATCCAGATCTTTGAGCACGAATCTTTGCACGTGGGTGAAGAACGGAAGGGTGTGGTCTTTACTGAACAGCATTGGAGGGAACTTCTGGCACGCAACGAAAGACAATATCCACCCTATTTTCA harbors:
- a CDS encoding glucoamylase family protein — protein: MSIQSFILLTISVALIFSCTSSEQLNYGDGIPIEKDDFRALTDSALLNEVQYQTFNYFWEGAEPTSGMARERLHTDDVYPENDKNIVTLGGTGFGVMAILVGIERGFISREEGFERLQQIVNFLDTADRFHGVWPHWLNGETGKVKPFSPKDDGGDLVETAFMIQGLLTVRQYFREGNEAEQQLAAKIDELWKAVEWDWYTQGKDVLYWHWSPNHAWEMNFPVGGYNECLIMYVLAAASPTHSIEPDVYHLGWARNGAIETEREYLDYNLVLDHFEHNDAPVGPLFWAHYSYLGLDPRNLEDRYGNYWELNQNHALVNYKYALENPEDYEGYGENCWGLTSSYSINGYAGHRPGEDLGVISPTAALSSFPYTPDESMQMLRFLYQEADSLVGDFGPYDAFSFEHDWYLPRYLAIDQGPIPVMIENHRTAMLWNLFMSAPEVKQGLDKLGFKH
- a CDS encoding RagB/SusD family nutrient uptake outer membrane protein, encoding MKKYNFLYTILLAGILTLSYTSCSEEFLDEEPLGIPSSASLFADEAGAIRATNGIYAHLRNWDVLGFPYFGIKELPSDDADVGSTPGDGSYPRLELINTFTYDPTVVELNGYWVGSYRGVNRANQVIYNVPDIEMDEELKARLIAEARFLRAFYYFNLVRAFGEVPIIDKIYTDPEDARNAVGKSPVEDVYNFILEDLNAAVGVLPLKSDYPVSELGRATRGAAQAMLAKVYLFRQDYANARDNALAVIQSGEYELYPDYRALFFPEQENGVESIFEAQVIDRDDRAIANEFTKWQGVRGQFGWGFNSPTESLSNAYEEGDPRRTATIFYSGDTLEGANEPYFLPINEGAMPRANKKALLPLDMQPPGYPENSPSNFIFLRYADVLLIYAEAANELGQPAEALPYLNMVRERARSGNPDVLPDITTTSQAELREIIWHERRVELAMEGHRFFDLIRQDAVEPGRAAAVFQAAGKTNFDINRHANFPVPQEQVDVSAGALTQDENW
- a CDS encoding SusC/RagA family TonB-linked outer membrane protein, which codes for MNISIVLAQALGVMMARIFLLLVCITPAIAQEVTVSGRVTVAPDQEAVPGVNVVVKGTTQGTVTDIDGNYRISASDENDTLIFSFVGYANQEEPINGRSTIDVTLQEDVEQLSEVVVIGYGTQRKSDLTGAVSSIKAEEITKIGSGIPSEALQGKVAGVNVTPSGVPGRQPNVNIRGVGTLGNNNPLYVVDGVFLEDISFLNGNDIQSMEVLKDASATAIYGSRGANGVIIVTTKKGVSDEPSFSLNAYEGIQNVIYNDFSMVNAREYGQLINEGLSNTGADVLYNPDTLGTGTNWFDEIYRSAPMRDYQLSFNQKTERSSYFVSAGYFRQKGILKGSDFERYTLRLNNSYDLSDNVTIGHNVSASWFNTDNPSNGALQWAYRVSPIVPVYNEDGSFAGTNNSGAGNPVAAIAYNNNETRGQRIVGNAYADIDLWEDFTFRSSIGIDFRNNQNQNFTPEYFVSPTQFNQVNLIDKSWERWFDWLWENTLTWDKTIGNHYFNILGGITSQQSSYEILGGTRRNLASENPNLWYLNAGEVDGVTNQNYGLRNSIASYLFRANYTLMDRYLFTATFRADGSSRFPPGKRWGYFPSFALGWNISEENFLADAGWLDNLKLRASWGQIGNQNILDYQYYARAGLGIAYDAIFNNQLQPGSTITQLSNSNITWETATQTDVGLEMGFLNGALNVEVDYYHRTTDDILITVNIPGTVGLDPTDANVGSVLNKGFDFSVNYVKDVGDVSFNVGLVGTTISNEVTDLGGREEIIGGNIGAGNSVSRARVGQPIGFFYGYNVIGVFQNQSQVDAAPPQFDAQPGDLIFEDSNGDGEVNADDRVNIGSPIPKFTGGLNLGVSYKNFDFSVDFAGIVGNQIYNAKRQERYSGSDNFDEAFLDRWTGEGTSNTEPRMSLGAGRNFFVSSRFVEDGDFVKIRNMQLGYNLPVEVSERLSLQNVRIYVSGNNLIYFTKYNGFTPEIESTALYDNAAQNANDATGRTLGNGIDRTVYPLNAVYRVGLNVTF
- a CDS encoding DUF2442 domain-containing protein — translated: MKITEQYTEQPDQNSLSVTDAHYIGDFAIRVTFNDKYKKLVDFKPFLEQAKHPAIKKYLDENQFKNFRIKDGNLDWNDFDMCFPLEDIYKNAILKQEKTVYNAFH
- a CDS encoding DUF4160 domain-containing protein; this encodes MPKLYEYLGIVIFFYANEHEPVHIHARKGDYESKAEIIVVNGKVEEVVITNVRGRKPLKGKELKNLKVFLQHYAEAIVGKWVDYFVYHKDLDFERITQKLSS
- a CDS encoding GIY-YIG nuclease family protein codes for the protein MGNYFVYILTNSKKAVLYIGMTNDLEQRLIEHYLKRGDTKSFAGKYYCYHLLYHERFASATQAIEREKELKGWNRKRKEALINAFNTEWMFLNKEIMDWPPHPGITARS
- a CDS encoding AAA family ATPase, which encodes MNQALFSPALNVIFYGPPGTGKTLHSIRQAVRIVEKLDEASFQQAYPLDKSPLLQQKFEQYQKEGKIALVTFHPSFSYEDFVEGLKPFKNEKDDLYYDIEDGIFKQICLNAAYSLYQHQQKRLLQNKEGSYKRNFEAIYYEFLDYLKRMMQDEAQEIVFETKSEKPLFLVDINKNDTLQFRYERGSRNYGVTKNSMAQLYRHFNSVEEIKHVNEDIQKVTGKSNASLYWSVFNRLKTFESTRNTTYNYLLSNRRLMGRPVNDELYQNMKREISSFDYQQLKEDDLKQAGNFVLIIDEINRANVPAVLGELITLLEPDKRAGQAHGLTTLLPYSRERFTVPPNLHILGSMNTADKSISTIDTALRRRFVFQEIRPQAALLNPEQWAAQDALQTEEKLSLAAERKGKYTRKQQAARAGRNDLPNIDLEKMLLMLNARLERLLDREHTIGHAYFIPVLLDQQPLLRLREVFVQQIIPLLQEYFFDDFNKIQMVIGKAFFTTPSEEDHFFFPEQETEFLGTDDNYNKKSYVLRPLSDEAFIRAIRGIYEKDQSSLHPDL